In Mustela lutreola isolate mMusLut2 chromosome 16, mMusLut2.pri, whole genome shotgun sequence, the genomic window GCCCCCGATCCCGGGCCCCGCTGGGGACCCCGCCGCAGATGGCCGGCTGGGTGCGGCACGGGCCCCCGGCAGCTTCCAGTGCGTGCACTGCGGCAAGCCCTACCACACGCCGGCCGGGCTGGCCAGGCACCGGGAGCTGCACTGCCAGTGGCAGGCACGGCGCTGCTTCTCCTGCAAACACTGCGACAAGGAGTACAGCAGCTTGGGCGCCCTCAAGATGCACCTGCGCACGCACACGCTGCCCTGCCCCTGCGCCGTCTGCGGCAAGGCCTTCTCCCGGCCCTGGCTGCTCCAGGGCCACATGCGCACCCACACAGGTGGGTTGGTGGGAGGCCCCGGGGGGCGGGGTTCAGGCCTGGCCCCAGACAGGACCGGAGGGGAGAGTTTGCAGACAAGTGGGCCAACATGGCCGGGCTCCCTCCACAGGCTAGCACCGGGGAGGCCCGGGTGTCCCTCCACAGGCTCCGGGGagggtccttcctgcctcctctagCGCCGGGGAGGCCCGGGTGTCCCTCCACAGGCTCCGGGGagggtccttcctgcctcctctagCGCCGGGGAGGCCTGGGTGTCCCTCCACCGTGGCCATGTCCCTCgcccctgcccccatcctcaTGTGGCCTCTCCCCTACGCGTATCTGCGTCCATATTACTTCTGTTGTGAGGACACCAGTATAGGGGCCAGGGCCCGCGTACCCAGGGTGACCCCACCCTAATCTGGTCACATCTGCAGGGGCCCTGGGTTCCAGGTCAGGTCACATCCACAGGCACTGGAGGTTATGATACAAACACATCTGTTTTGAGACACACAATTCACCCCACAACACCTGGCAAAGCACAGGATGCCCCGGCTTCTGCGGGCCTGACTTGTCACCTTCCGCGGCCTTCCGGGACGCTGGAGCAGGAGGAGCGGGGGACGGAGAAAGACGGTGGCAAGCGTGGGGGACGCAGACTGCTTGAGGGCATAGACTGATGAGGGCCCGGGAGCAAACCCCCCCCTGGGGGAGAGGAGTCCTGGACACAGGAAGGGAGCAGCGGGCAGCTGCGGACAGACCGACAGAGACAGACGAGCCGACGAAAGAGAGGGGCATGTGCCCAGACCGGAGGCCCAGAGGCCTCAGCACTTCCACTCCAAGGCTGGAGGTAGGACCACACCGCACCCCAGGCccaccaggagagggagagggaggcacagaCAGAAGGCCAGGAGTGAGACTTGCGGGCCAAGGCCCCGGCTGCCACGCATGCCTCCTGTCCCCGGAGCCTCCGGGCCCGAGTCTCTGTAACGAGGACTCTTGGAGTCCCAGCTGGGCAGAGGCTGGAAAGAAGGGTCTCGCAGGAGCCGCTGTCTGGGCTGAAATTCCGTTCGGTTTTCCTCAGCTCCCCGTGCAGAGACGCCCCTGagtgccaccccccacccccatcaggcACTCAGAGCTCGGGGTCTGGGAGCCCAGAGGGTGCGAGGCTCCGCAGGAGACTGACCGGGCTGGAGGGTGTCCGGGCTTTGAGCGGCAGGGAGAGATGCTCGGGGGCCGTGGGGACTGCAGCCTGCTGCCTCTTGGGACTCCGCAGGGCGGTGGGCTGGGAGTCACTCCACAcaggcagaggacagaggagcCCCAGTGGTCCTCTTACACTTGTCAGGGCTGTCTCCGGGGCCCAGCTCCCAACGGAAGGATTTTGTGCAAATCCCCAAGCGCCCTGACTCGAAGTGCTCTGGAGGACACAAGGTTCCTAAGACGTTCCTAAATGCCCGTGTCCACTGCAGGGGCCGGGCTCAGTGCTTCCAGCCCGCCTTCACGGCCGATCCGGGAGTGGCCGCTTGCCACTCTGTCCTTCCACGGCAGGAACAGCGGCCAGAAGGCCCCCGGAGGGCTCTGGCAGAACCACAGAAGGATCTGGTGACTGTGGTGATTACAGCAAAGACCCACGCTAGACCTTTCTCTTAGGGTCTTAGATGCTGTAGTCCTGGACGGATGGGACCGTCCATCCTGTTCCCAAGCGGCTCTGACCTTGACTGTGTATGTGGGCCTGTTGGTCCTAGGGTTTCCTCCCGGAGCCAGGCTGAGGCTCCCTCCAGGAGTGCTGCAGAAGAGAATGCATTAGAACAAGCACGAACATTTGGAGAAGGTGGAGggccttattcatttatttttttattttaaagattttacttatttattgggggggggggcagagggagagggactccccgctgagcaaagccTGAGGCCCCCCCTACCGCAcagccctgggaccatgacctgggctgaactCCAGAGGCCCGTActcacccaggcactctgaagcTTGTTCGTTTGTAGACACGACCCATGAGCCCGGGGCCAGCTCCcgtgagcaggcagagggaccctGACGCACGCTCCCCTTCGTCCCCAGGTGAGAAGCCCTACAGCTGTCCTCACTGCGGCAGGGCCTTCGCCGACCGCTCCAATCTCCGGGCCCACCTGCAGACACACTCCGACACCAAGAAGTACCAGTGCACGACCTGTGCCAAGACCTTCTCCCGCATGTCGCTCCTGGCGCGTCACCAGGAGTCCGGCTGCTGCCCCGGCCCCTGAGGAGGGCGGGCTCGGTGCGGGTAGGGGGGACAGGACGTCACCCcaggagctaccggctggcctgCCGTGCTGCCCGGCCCCACACTTGCCCGTGGGgtgtttctcctctctgcctgccgccgcccacccccatcccaaACCGAAGCCTGGAGGGCTGTTAGGGTGAGTGACCGAAGACGGTGACTGAGAACTGTCCTGTGTTTGACTTGCTCTggtttctgcttctgctctcccaGAGTCAAAGGCCGGTGGGGGACAGCTGCAGCGTGGCCCGCGCCTGCCGTTCCGCTGGCCTTCGTGGGGAGAGCTGCCTCAGGGCTCCCCCCGCCTGCCGCTGGTCTGGACTCCGGGCTCAGCTGTGCCCCGTCAGGGATGCACGCACGCCGCCCCCGCCCGCCTCCCCAGGCAGCCCCGGACAGAGCGAGGGCCCCACCACAAGCACAGGGCAGAGGACAACCACGTGTCCTCTGAGGCTCTGAGTCAACGGCGGAGGCTGAGCGTGGAGCGGTCCTCGAGGGGCTGCAGGTGGGTGACGTGGCCCTCTGGCCGCAGCGTGGGGTTGGGACGGCGCGGGCACAGAGCCGTGGGCCGGAGGGATGAAGGGCATCCCTGGTGGGAGGCGGCGGCCAGAGTACGGCAGGGGAGCAGGCGCCAGTGCAAGCAGGAGGCACCGTCTTCGGAAGACAGAGACCGGAAATGGGAACAGCACTAAACGGGGAGGGAGCGAACCACGGGCGTGGACGGGCTGGGCAGAGGGTGTGAGCAGAGCCGGGCAAATCCAGGCCCAGGGAAGAGGCAGCCGTGGGCTCGCACGCCCACACTGGCAGGGCGCTCAGAAGGCCGTCTAGTCTGGGTCTGCACACGTCTCTACGGAGGCCACCACACCGTCCAGGGACTGTGTCCGCGGCCGCCCGTGGCACCGtcacctcccctctgcctgccctttccTGAGGCCGCAGGCGTCCTCCAGCTGAGAGAGGGTCAGGCTGTAAACAGACTCCGATGCCAACAGCAGACCCCTCCCcggcctcctgcccccacctccagccaccGGGTGGTCACCTGCTGGGCTGGTCCTCCGTCCTGCCAGCACATCTTGGCGTCTCCGGCTGGCCCCGGAGGGCAGCCTGCGTCTCATGGGGACTGATTGAGTTCTCGACACCCGGAGGGGACACCTGCTCCTCTCTGCAGGAGGGCTGGCCGGCTGTCAGCAACACCTCTTCTGGCCCAGGCTGAGGGACAAAGTCAGGCACCTTGGTCCTGGCCCCGAATGGGGCCGTAGGTCAAGCGGCAGAGGTCCCCATCTCATCCCCAAGCCCTGTGGCCCTGCTGAGGAACATTCACCAGGCCCACCCTGGCCACACAGCACCTGCAGATTCCGCTGGAGGCTCCTCTGGGGCTGCTTGGACAACGGCCATTGGAGGAGCCTTGGGGACACCCCAGAGGAAACTTGACCGTTATCTTGGGCTTCTCAGGACCAAGGGCGACCTTGATGACactggccacccaggagcccgcgGCTCCAGCGAGTACCAGACTGTATCAGCAGGTGAAGGAAGACTCCCTCTGGGAGAGCCTCGCTCACATTCCCGGGCCGCACCGCTGCCTGCCCTCCACAGGATCAGCCGCGCCCCGAGGGACAGACAGTGTGCGCGGGAGGCTTAGCTAATATATCCGCGTCCTGGGGCTGCGTAACCGAGTTCCCCACACCGGGTGGCTTGAACCACTGACGTCCGCTCCCCCACCGTCTGGAGGCCGCATGTCTGAGACCCAGCAGGCCGGTTCCTCCTGCGGCCCCTCTCACGGCCCCTGCTGGCTTGCCGGCATCTTCCACGTCCTGGGCTGGTAGACCCGTCACCCACCTCCGCCTCTGTCTCACACGGCGTCTTCCCGCCTGTgcgtctgtctctgtgtccaaatcccCCTTTCCCTGAGGACCCCCGGCCTACTGGGTTAGGACCCCCCCGATGACGTCATCTTAACTGGATCAACCCCAAAGACCCTGGTTCCAAATGGGGcgacattctgaggtcctgggggtcaGGACTTCAACACCATCCACCCCCAACAGCTGACATGAGCAGTCTGCCAAGAGACACCTGGGGTCAGCTCCTCTGTCCTCAGTCCACAAAGGGCTGGTGGGTGGGCGCCGTCGATTTAACTGACGGATTCACCAGACACACTTCTGTGCCCATTCCCACCGCCCATCCGTCGTCCCGAGCAGGGGCCTCCGCTCCCAGGGCGCCCATCCCTCCTAGCAGTCTCCCAGAGCGCTGGGCTCCTCTGCTGAGCGGGTCAAGTCCGCGATCGGCCTGTGTCCCGCCATCTCACaggaggcctttttttttttttctttttaaatagcatcCAGATGCCTGGAGAAGGCTGTATCGTAGATTGTGTTCTATTTCTGGGTCCCAATGTCTAAATGAGGCGATGCACCTGTTGGATATGAAGGGAGGGAATTTCGCGGCTCTAAAATAAAGTCGAACACTTGCCCTTCTGTACCGGCCCATGGAAAATGCTCCCACGTTTGTATCTGGACTGGCAGAGGGCAGGGCAGTGGAGGCTGGCTTGGCAGACGGGGTGAGGAAAGGCCCGAGCGCCTGCCGGGAAGCCAGCGGAGGATGAATGGGGGAGACGGCCCACCGGGAGCACGTCGGCTGTGGTCAGATCACGGGGAGGCCACGCGGCCTGGCCTGAGCGGCTGGCAGCTCCCCCTCCCCGTGCCCCCTGCCTTTCCTTGTCACTTTGGTTATCAGAATTCACCTGGGACACCCATTACGAAGTTGGAGCCCCCATACCGACACCTACAGAGTAGGAACCAGGAAGGGAGCCCAGCCTCGTGGGCGTCTGTCCCAGGGGCGTGGGCGCGGCTGGGCTTTCTGCGGGAGCTGCTCTTTGGGTCCCTCCACCCAAAggctttctttttcctgcccAGACTTTGCTGAACACATGTCCCCTCTGCACCCTAAAGAAGGCCTTTGGGTCCCCTCCCTCCGAGGCAGGAGCAAGTGGAGGGGGCGCCAGAGGCCCTGGGGCCGAGGAGCTGGGGCCGAGGAGCTGGGGCCGGCGCTGTGGCTGAAGCCCGTCCTGTGGACGCTCTACCAGTTCCATCCAGCAGAAAGCAAAGGGCTAAGCGATCAGGGGGGGGATTCTGGACAACAGGAAAACCATGCAACAAGCCCTCCAAGCTTGGACAAGCCCATCTTTCAGCAAGAGGAGTCCCCGGGTGGTGGTGTGAGGGCGACGCACAGGGTCAGCACCAGATACCCAGCCAGGAAAACCACTGTTCTTGGACTCAGATGCCAGCGCCCGGCCTCTGCGGGCTCAGGTCCTGGAAACAGGTGCAAGAGGGACACCCAGTCTCTCGGTGGCCCGGTCCCCTGCTCCATCCCCCACTCAAGGAAACCACTCTCCTGAAACTATAGACACACTAGGGTTGTGCCTTCCCTTCCAAAAGTCCAGAGGGTTCCGTAAATATCATTTTGGCCCGGAATATTCGGGGGGGTTCTCTAGAAGTTTGAAAATAGCCTGCTTGTTACTATCTATATTCAGAGAACCCACTCCTGGCCTCCACTTGGGGGCTAAGTATAGCCCGCTGGCAAGGTTCAATGGAACAAAAGTTTCCAGACCTCTGTCACTTGTGCACGGCGTGACATTCCAGGGAGGACGCTGCCAGGACTCAGAGGGGGTCCAAGGCCGGGGCAGCAGGGCGCCCCCGAGCGGGGGAGTCTGTGGGACTCACCGGCAATCAGGGTGTCCTGGCTCGGTCCCCGAGTGAGGAGTGCTGA contains:
- the SNAI3 gene encoding zinc finger protein SNAI3, with translation MPRSFLVRAHSSHRVPNYRQLETQRGVSARSACRGLVGRLIPEKSASPTPADPPRPWERTSVIARISLPLPRHEEAQGAPGPDPLQVGPVHLWASRAPSVPLKDSLNQLNLPPLLVLPTRWPPIPGPAGDPAADGRLGAARAPGSFQCVHCGKPYHTPAGLARHRELHCQWQARRCFSCKHCDKEYSSLGALKMHLRTHTLPCPCAVCGKAFSRPWLLQGHMRTHTGEKPYSCPHCGRAFADRSNLRAHLQTHSDTKKYQCTTCAKTFSRMSLLARHQESGCCPGP